From a single Leopardus geoffroyi isolate Oge1 chromosome E1, O.geoffroyi_Oge1_pat1.0, whole genome shotgun sequence genomic region:
- the DDX5 gene encoding probable ATP-dependent RNA helicase DDX5 isoform X1 — MWRREKCETKGEAPPQRERRPVRDSSPGSCQLLLLFFFALYNVAIRIRSPSAGYPQFDWLAFGAPRFGGSRAGPLSGKKFGNPGEKLVKKKWNLDELPKFEKNFYQEHPDLARRTAQEVETYRRSKEITVRGHNCPKPVLNFYEANFPANVMDVIARQNFTEPTAIQAQGWPVALSGLDMVGVAQTGSGKTLSYLLPAIVHINHQPFLERGDGPICLVLAPTRELAQQVQQVAAEYCRACRLKSTCIYGGAPKGPQIRDLERGVEICIATPGRLIDFLECGKTNLRRTTYLVLDEADRMLDMGFEPQIRKIVDQIRPDRQTLMWSATWPKEVRQLAEDFLKDYIHINIGALELSANHNILQIVDVCHDVEKDEKLIRLMEEIMSEKENKTIVFVETKRRCDELTRKMRRDGWPAMGIHGDKSQQERDWVLNEFKHGKAPILIATDVASRGLDVEDVKFVINYDYPNSSEDYIHRIGRTARSTKTGTAYTFFTPNNIKQVSDLISVLREANQAINPKLLQLVEDRGSGRSRGRGGMKDDRRDRYSAGKRGGFNTFRDRENYDRGYSSLLKRDFGAKTQNGVYSAANYTNGSFGSNFVSAGIQTSFRTGNPTGTYQNGYDSTQQYGSNVPNMHNGMNQQAYAYPATAAAPMIGYPMPTGYSQ, encoded by the exons ATGTGGCGCAGAGAGAAATGCGAGACAAAGGGGGAAGCGCCGCCCCAGCGGGAACGCCGCCCGGTCCGGGACTCCTCCCCCGGTAGttgccagctcctcctcctctttttctttgcgTTATATAATGTTGCTATCAGAATCAGGAGCCCTTCCGCGGGATACCCCCAATTCGATTGGCTTGC gtttGGTGCACCTCGATTCGGGGGAAGTAGGGCAGGGCCCCTATCTGGAAAGAAGTTTGGAAACCCTGGGGAAAAACTAGTCAAAAAGAAGTGGAATCTTGATGAGCTGCCCAAATTTGAGAAGAATTTTTATCAAGAGCACCCTGATTTGGCTAGGCGCACAGCA cAAGAGGTGGAGACATACAGAAGGAGTAAGGAAATTACGGTTAGAGGTCACAACTGCCCAAAGCCAGTTCTGAATTTTTATGAAGCGAACTTCCCTG CTAACGTAATGGATGTCATTGCAAGACAGAATTTTACTGAGCCCACTGCTATTCAAGCTCAGGGATGGCCCGTTGCTCTAAGTGGATTAGATATGGTTGGAGTAGCACAGACTGGATCCGGGAAAACGTTGTCT TATTTGCTGCCTGCTATCGTCCACATCAATCATCAGCCATTCCTAGAGAGAGGTGATGGGCCTATT tGCTTGGTGCTGGCACCAACTCGGGAACTGGCCCAACAAGTACAGCAAGTAGCTGCTGAATACTGTAGAGCATGTCGCTTGAAGTCCACTTGCATCTATGGTGGTGCTCCAAAGGGACCACAAATTCGTGATTTGGAGAGAG GTGTGGAAATCTGTATTGCAACACCTGGAAGACTGATTGACTTTTTGGAGTGTGGGAAAACCAATCTGAGAAGAACCACCTACCTTGTCCTTGATGAAGCAGACAGAATGCTTGATATGGGCTTTGAACCCCAAATAAGGAAGATTGTGGATCAGATAAGA CCTGATAGGCAAACCCTAATGTGGAGTGCAACTTGGCCAAAAGAAGTAAGACAGCTTGCTGAAGATTTCCTGAAAGACTACATTCACATAAACATTGGTGCACTAGAACTGAGTGCAAACCACAATATTCTTCAGATTGTGGATGTATGTCATGATGTAGAAAAGGATGAAAA ACTTATTCGTCTAATGGAAGAGATCATGAGTGAGAAGGAGAATAAAACCATTGTTTTTGTCGAAACCAAAAGAAGATGTGATGAGCTTACTAGAAAAATGAGGAGAGACGG gTGGCCCGCCATGGGTATCCATGGTGACAAGAGTCAACAGGAACGTGACTGGGTTCTAAATG AATTCAAACATGGAAAAGCTCCTATTCTGATTGCTACAGATGTGGCCTCCAGAGGGCTAG ATGTGGAAGATGTGAAATTTGTCATCAATTATGACTACCCTAACTCCTCAGAGGATTATATTCATCGAATTGGAAGAACTGCTCGCAGTACCAAAACAGGCACAGCATACACTTTCTTTACACCTAATAACATAAAGCAAGTGAGCGACCTTATCTCTGTGCTTCGTGAAGCTAATCAAGCAATTAATCCCAAGTTGCTTCAGTTGGTCGAAGACAGAGGTTCAG gtCGTTCCAGGGGTAGAGGAGGCATGAAGGATGACCGTCGGGACAGATACTCTGCGGGCAAAAGGGGTGGATTTAATACCTTTAGAGACAGGGAAAATTATGACCGAGGTTATTCTAGTCTGCTTAAGAGAGATTTTGGGGCAAAAACTCAGAATGGTGTTTACAGTGCTGCAAATTACACCAATGGGAGTTTTGGAAGTAATTTTGTGTCTGCTGGTATACAGACCAGTTTTAGGACTGGTAATCCAACAGGGACTTACCAGAACGGTTATGATAGCACTCAGCAATATGGAAGTAACGTTCCAAATATGCACAATGGTATGAACCAACAGGCATATGCATATCCTGCTACTGCAGCTGCACCTATGATTGGTTATCCAATGCCAACAGGATATTCTCAATAA
- the DDX5 gene encoding probable ATP-dependent RNA helicase DDX5 isoform X3, with translation MSGYSSDRDRGRDRGFGAPRFGGSRAGPLSGKKFGNPGEKLVKKKWNLDELPKFEKNFYQEHPDLARRTAQEVETYRRSKEITVRGHNCPKPVLNFYEANFPGKCLVLRFPPPHFIYSFSSGFANFLLLLILANVMDVIARQNFTEPTAIQAQGWPVALSGLDMVGVAQTGSGKTLSYLLPAIVHINHQPFLERGDGPICLVLAPTRELAQQVQQVAAEYCRACRLKSTCIYGGAPKGPQIRDLERGVEICIATPGRLIDFLECGKTNLRRTTYLVLDEADRMLDMGFEPQIRKIVDQIRPDRQTLMWSATWPKEVRQLAEDFLKDYIHINIGALELSANHNILQIVDVCHDVEKDEKLIRLMEEIMSEKENKTIVFVETKRRCDELTRKMRRDGWPAMGIHGDKSQQERDWVLNEFKHGKAPILIATDVASRGLDVEDVKFVINYDYPNSSEDYIHRIGRTARSTKTGTAYTFFTPNNIKQVSDLISVLREANQAINPKLLQLVEDRGSGRSRGRGGMKDDRRDRYSAGKRGGFNTFRDRENYDRGYSSLLKRDFGAKTQNGVYSAANYTNGSFGSNFVSAGIQTSFRTGNPTGTYQNGYDSTQQYGSNVPNMHNGMNQQAYAYPATAAAPMIGYPMPTGYSQ, from the exons ATGTCGGGTTATTCGAGTGACCGAGACCGCGGCCGGGATCGAGG gtttGGTGCACCTCGATTCGGGGGAAGTAGGGCAGGGCCCCTATCTGGAAAGAAGTTTGGAAACCCTGGGGAAAAACTAGTCAAAAAGAAGTGGAATCTTGATGAGCTGCCCAAATTTGAGAAGAATTTTTATCAAGAGCACCCTGATTTGGCTAGGCGCACAGCA cAAGAGGTGGAGACATACAGAAGGAGTAAGGAAATTACGGTTAGAGGTCACAACTGCCCAAAGCCAGTTCTGAATTTTTATGAAGCGAACTTCCCTGGTAAGTGCCTAGTTTtgaggttcccccccccccacttcatttattctttttcttctggttttgctaattttttattgttgctaatTTTAGCTAACGTAATGGATGTCATTGCAAGACAGAATTTTACTGAGCCCACTGCTATTCAAGCTCAGGGATGGCCCGTTGCTCTAAGTGGATTAGATATGGTTGGAGTAGCACAGACTGGATCCGGGAAAACGTTGTCT TATTTGCTGCCTGCTATCGTCCACATCAATCATCAGCCATTCCTAGAGAGAGGTGATGGGCCTATT tGCTTGGTGCTGGCACCAACTCGGGAACTGGCCCAACAAGTACAGCAAGTAGCTGCTGAATACTGTAGAGCATGTCGCTTGAAGTCCACTTGCATCTATGGTGGTGCTCCAAAGGGACCACAAATTCGTGATTTGGAGAGAG GTGTGGAAATCTGTATTGCAACACCTGGAAGACTGATTGACTTTTTGGAGTGTGGGAAAACCAATCTGAGAAGAACCACCTACCTTGTCCTTGATGAAGCAGACAGAATGCTTGATATGGGCTTTGAACCCCAAATAAGGAAGATTGTGGATCAGATAAGA CCTGATAGGCAAACCCTAATGTGGAGTGCAACTTGGCCAAAAGAAGTAAGACAGCTTGCTGAAGATTTCCTGAAAGACTACATTCACATAAACATTGGTGCACTAGAACTGAGTGCAAACCACAATATTCTTCAGATTGTGGATGTATGTCATGATGTAGAAAAGGATGAAAA ACTTATTCGTCTAATGGAAGAGATCATGAGTGAGAAGGAGAATAAAACCATTGTTTTTGTCGAAACCAAAAGAAGATGTGATGAGCTTACTAGAAAAATGAGGAGAGACGG gTGGCCCGCCATGGGTATCCATGGTGACAAGAGTCAACAGGAACGTGACTGGGTTCTAAATG AATTCAAACATGGAAAAGCTCCTATTCTGATTGCTACAGATGTGGCCTCCAGAGGGCTAG ATGTGGAAGATGTGAAATTTGTCATCAATTATGACTACCCTAACTCCTCAGAGGATTATATTCATCGAATTGGAAGAACTGCTCGCAGTACCAAAACAGGCACAGCATACACTTTCTTTACACCTAATAACATAAAGCAAGTGAGCGACCTTATCTCTGTGCTTCGTGAAGCTAATCAAGCAATTAATCCCAAGTTGCTTCAGTTGGTCGAAGACAGAGGTTCAG gtCGTTCCAGGGGTAGAGGAGGCATGAAGGATGACCGTCGGGACAGATACTCTGCGGGCAAAAGGGGTGGATTTAATACCTTTAGAGACAGGGAAAATTATGACCGAGGTTATTCTAGTCTGCTTAAGAGAGATTTTGGGGCAAAAACTCAGAATGGTGTTTACAGTGCTGCAAATTACACCAATGGGAGTTTTGGAAGTAATTTTGTGTCTGCTGGTATACAGACCAGTTTTAGGACTGGTAATCCAACAGGGACTTACCAGAACGGTTATGATAGCACTCAGCAATATGGAAGTAACGTTCCAAATATGCACAATGGTATGAACCAACAGGCATATGCATATCCTGCTACTGCAGCTGCACCTATGATTGGTTATCCAATGCCAACAGGATATTCTCAATAA
- the DDX5 gene encoding probable ATP-dependent RNA helicase DDX5 isoform X2 yields MSGYSSDRDRGRDRGFGAPRFGGSRAGPLSGKKFGNPGEKLVKKKWNLDELPKFEKNFYQEHPDLARRTAQEVETYRRSKEITVRGHNCPKPVLNFYEANFPANVMDVIARQNFTEPTAIQAQGWPVALSGLDMVGVAQTGSGKTLSYLLPAIVHINHQPFLERGDGPICLVLAPTRELAQQVQQVAAEYCRACRLKSTCIYGGAPKGPQIRDLERGVEICIATPGRLIDFLECGKTNLRRTTYLVLDEADRMLDMGFEPQIRKIVDQIRPDRQTLMWSATWPKEVRQLAEDFLKDYIHINIGALELSANHNILQIVDVCHDVEKDEKLIRLMEEIMSEKENKTIVFVETKRRCDELTRKMRRDGWPAMGIHGDKSQQERDWVLNEFKHGKAPILIATDVASRGLDVEDVKFVINYDYPNSSEDYIHRIGRTARSTKTGTAYTFFTPNNIKQVSDLISVLREANQAINPKLLQLVEDRGSGRSRGRGGMKDDRRDRYSAGKRGGFNTFRDRENYDRGYSSLLKRDFGAKTQNGVYSAANYTNGSFGSNFVSAGIQTSFRTGNPTGTYQNGYDSTQQYGSNVPNMHNGMNQQAYAYPATAAAPMIGYPMPTGYSQ; encoded by the exons ATGTCGGGTTATTCGAGTGACCGAGACCGCGGCCGGGATCGAGG gtttGGTGCACCTCGATTCGGGGGAAGTAGGGCAGGGCCCCTATCTGGAAAGAAGTTTGGAAACCCTGGGGAAAAACTAGTCAAAAAGAAGTGGAATCTTGATGAGCTGCCCAAATTTGAGAAGAATTTTTATCAAGAGCACCCTGATTTGGCTAGGCGCACAGCA cAAGAGGTGGAGACATACAGAAGGAGTAAGGAAATTACGGTTAGAGGTCACAACTGCCCAAAGCCAGTTCTGAATTTTTATGAAGCGAACTTCCCTG CTAACGTAATGGATGTCATTGCAAGACAGAATTTTACTGAGCCCACTGCTATTCAAGCTCAGGGATGGCCCGTTGCTCTAAGTGGATTAGATATGGTTGGAGTAGCACAGACTGGATCCGGGAAAACGTTGTCT TATTTGCTGCCTGCTATCGTCCACATCAATCATCAGCCATTCCTAGAGAGAGGTGATGGGCCTATT tGCTTGGTGCTGGCACCAACTCGGGAACTGGCCCAACAAGTACAGCAAGTAGCTGCTGAATACTGTAGAGCATGTCGCTTGAAGTCCACTTGCATCTATGGTGGTGCTCCAAAGGGACCACAAATTCGTGATTTGGAGAGAG GTGTGGAAATCTGTATTGCAACACCTGGAAGACTGATTGACTTTTTGGAGTGTGGGAAAACCAATCTGAGAAGAACCACCTACCTTGTCCTTGATGAAGCAGACAGAATGCTTGATATGGGCTTTGAACCCCAAATAAGGAAGATTGTGGATCAGATAAGA CCTGATAGGCAAACCCTAATGTGGAGTGCAACTTGGCCAAAAGAAGTAAGACAGCTTGCTGAAGATTTCCTGAAAGACTACATTCACATAAACATTGGTGCACTAGAACTGAGTGCAAACCACAATATTCTTCAGATTGTGGATGTATGTCATGATGTAGAAAAGGATGAAAA ACTTATTCGTCTAATGGAAGAGATCATGAGTGAGAAGGAGAATAAAACCATTGTTTTTGTCGAAACCAAAAGAAGATGTGATGAGCTTACTAGAAAAATGAGGAGAGACGG gTGGCCCGCCATGGGTATCCATGGTGACAAGAGTCAACAGGAACGTGACTGGGTTCTAAATG AATTCAAACATGGAAAAGCTCCTATTCTGATTGCTACAGATGTGGCCTCCAGAGGGCTAG ATGTGGAAGATGTGAAATTTGTCATCAATTATGACTACCCTAACTCCTCAGAGGATTATATTCATCGAATTGGAAGAACTGCTCGCAGTACCAAAACAGGCACAGCATACACTTTCTTTACACCTAATAACATAAAGCAAGTGAGCGACCTTATCTCTGTGCTTCGTGAAGCTAATCAAGCAATTAATCCCAAGTTGCTTCAGTTGGTCGAAGACAGAGGTTCAG gtCGTTCCAGGGGTAGAGGAGGCATGAAGGATGACCGTCGGGACAGATACTCTGCGGGCAAAAGGGGTGGATTTAATACCTTTAGAGACAGGGAAAATTATGACCGAGGTTATTCTAGTCTGCTTAAGAGAGATTTTGGGGCAAAAACTCAGAATGGTGTTTACAGTGCTGCAAATTACACCAATGGGAGTTTTGGAAGTAATTTTGTGTCTGCTGGTATACAGACCAGTTTTAGGACTGGTAATCCAACAGGGACTTACCAGAACGGTTATGATAGCACTCAGCAATATGGAAGTAACGTTCCAAATATGCACAATGGTATGAACCAACAGGCATATGCATATCCTGCTACTGCAGCTGCACCTATGATTGGTTATCCAATGCCAACAGGATATTCTCAATAA